The following proteins are encoded in a genomic region of Rhinoraja longicauda isolate Sanriku21f chromosome 14, sRhiLon1.1, whole genome shotgun sequence:
- the LOC144599877 gene encoding magnesium transporter NIPA2-like, giving the protein MERYNCSEGLYVSLVCSTASCDELCHIVQVNDLNATLALQPSWRSADFYIGLALATFSSFLIGISVILKKKGLLRVAEIDSVRAGEGGHGYLKDWMWWAGLLTMGGGEAMNFAAYAFAPATVVTPLGALSVLISAILSSYLLQECLNLLGKLGCVLCILGSTVMVIHAPQEEEVKTLEEMAQKLKDPGFLVFACLLLMAVLLLIFYAAPRYGHANVLVYIAICSLIGAFSVSSVKGINIAIRGCFANLPVYRHPLTWILILSLLASIITQVNYLNKSLDTFNTSVVYPIYYVFFTTVVITTSVILFKEWYSMSAVDIVGTIAGFGTIVLGVFMLHVFKDLKFSLKNLPPALKAQERVCVTPMLKLDDKHILVESTDNAVFTEDRSRVFVIYG; this is encoded by the exons GTTTATATGTGAGCTTGGTGTGCTCGACGGCTTCGTGTGATGAGCTGTGCCACATTGTCCAGGTGAACGATCTGAATGCAACTCTGGCTCTGCAGCCTTCGTGGAGATCTGCTGACTTTTACATCGGCCTCGCCCTGGCCACCTTCTCCAGCTTCCTCATTGGGATCAGTGTCATCCTGAAGAAGAAGGGGCTGCTACGGGTGGCTGAAATAGACAGTGTCAGAGCAG gggaaggtggCCATGGCTACTTGAAGGATTGGATGTGGTGGGCTGGCCTGTTGACCA TGGGCGGTGGAGAAGCGATGAACTTTGCTGCGTACGCCTTCGCTCCTGCAACAGTGGTCACTCCTCTCGGAGCCCTTAGTGTCCTCATCAG TGCCATCCTGTCTTCCTACCTCCTACAGGAGTGCCTCAACCTGCTGGGGAAGCTGGGATGTGTGCTCTGCATCCTGGGCTCGACAGTGATGGTGATTCACGCACCGCAGGAGGAGGAAGTGAAGACCCTGGAAGAAATGGCGCAGAAACTCAAAGATCCAG GGTTCCTGGTGTTTGCGTGCCTCTTACTGATGGCAGTGCTGCTCCTCATCTTCTACGCTGCTCCCAGGTATGGACACGCCAACGTCCTGGTCTACATCGCTATCTGCTCCCTCATTGGGGCCTTCTCCGTCTCCTCTGTGAAAGGGATCAACATTGCCATCAGAGGGTGTTTCGCTAACCTGCCAGTGTACAGACACCCTCTAACATGgattctcatcctctccctgctgGCCTCAATCATCACCCAGGTCAACTACTTGAACAAGTCCCTGGACACCTTCAACACATCAGTGGTCTACCCCATTTATTATGTGTTCTTCACCACAGTGGTTATCACCACCTCTGTCATCCTGTTTAAAGAGTGGTACAGCATGTCTGCAGTGGACATTGTGGGCACCATTGCTGGCTTTGGAACCATTGTTCTTGGTGTCTTCATGCTTCACGTCTTCAAAGACCTAAAGTTCAGTCTCAAGAACCTGCCGCCAGCCCTTAAGGCAcaggagagggtgtgtgtgactCCCATGCTAAAGCTGGATGACAAACACATCCTAGTAGAAAGCACAGACAACGCCGTGTTCACCGAGGATAGGTCTCGGGTCTTTGTAATTTATGGGTGA